A region of Porites lutea chromosome 13, jaPorLute2.1, whole genome shotgun sequence DNA encodes the following proteins:
- the LOC140923220 gene encoding uncharacterized protein isoform X2 encodes MAAAVEGTPRRVRALLSSFLHSSENEEEKSLEQEESDLESFCRSQPRNKEAFWSRVETFTPFTWFAKPLALSPLFCAQYGWENSEVDILQCVRCKATLDATISTTWDPDMYSKTCEQLKEALVTGHSKLCPWPDNPSPESFLKLPMYSYSQWLEDYRARWRSIVTLVDEIPLIDEQAMEDMDCLSPGHIEGLQNLVDPGSICWTRNELDLEQASKASCVIALCGWQGSAASDSEVNTISCSLCRRELGLWNFFPLTHVPSEQEEAVDKESPSYLDTGQIYDEERSRQRKADQETSFCSGSNVEENTTEYSGNGDQSEPMEESESSDKSEKTSTGDTLTEKEYINQLTDKPLEPFGLKSPLHRSLSNLPGEEATESLCVEVENESLSERLQDLDSELEFMGCAREGNLEREDLGPRAKRRRLQEVEKSTFHVLSEHRTWCPWIVSMTSNDGTTSPAGWRLLLGTLLPSMSPTSTQLIHETPPQDAWKTVRKLLGDCYSPAKQV; translated from the exons ATGGCGGCAGCTGTGGAAGGAACTCCGCGACGAGTACGTGCACTGTTGTCGAGTTTTCTTCACTCATCTGAAAATGAAGAGGAAAAAAG TCTTGAACAAGAAGAATCAGATCTAGAGTCATTCTGTAGGAGCCAACCAAGAAACAAGGAAGCATTTTGGAGTCGCGTGGAAACATTTACT CCATTTACATGGTTTGCAAAGCCACTGGCATTGTCTCCATTGTTCTGTGCACAATACGGCTGGGAGAATAGTGAGGTAGATATATTACAATGTGTACGGTGCAAGGCAACTCTTGATGCAACGATATCAACAACGTGGGATCCAGATATGT ATTCAAAGACTTGTGAGCAGTTAAAGGAGGCACTCGTCACTGGACATTCTAAACTATGCCCGTGGCCAGACAATCCCAGTCCTG AATCATTTTTAAAACTACCGATGTACAGCTACAGTCAGTGGCTAGAAGATTACAGAGCAAGATGGAGATCTATAGTTACGCTGGTAGATGAGATTCCTTTAATAGATGAACAGGCAATGGAGGACATG GATTGTTTGTCACCAGGACATATTGAAGGCCTTCAAAATTTAGTTGATCCTGGAAGTATATGCTGGACAAGGAATGAATTGGACTTAGAGCAAGCTTCAAAGGCATCATGTGTCATTGCCCTGTGTGGCTGGCAAGGAAG TGCTGCGAGTGATTCAGAAGTAAACACCATATCTTGTTCATTGTGTCGTCGTGAGTTGGGTCTGTGGAATTTTTTCCCTCTTACACATGTTCCAAGTGAACAGGAAGAAGCTGTTGATAAGGAGAGCCCCTCTTATCTTGATACTGGGCAAATATATGATGAGGAGAGAAGCCGACAACGGAAAGCTGACCAGGAAACATCTTTTTGTTCTGGTAGCAATGTTGAAGAAAATACCACTGAATATAGCGGCAATGGAGATCAGTCAGAACCAATGGAGGAAAGTGAAAGCTCTGATAAATCTGAAAAAACTTCTACAGGGGACACTTTGACAGAAAAAGAATATATTAATCAATTAACTGATAAACCACTTGAGCCGTTTGGCCTCAAGTCACCTCTACACCGTTCGCTTTCAAATCTGCCCGGTGAAGAGGCAACAGAATCACTCTGTGTGGAGGTTGAAAATGAGAGTTTGTCCGAGAGACTTCAAGATCTTGATTCTGAACTGGAGTTTATGGGTTGTGCTAGAGAAGGGAACCTAGAGAGGGAAGATCTTGGACCTAGAGCAAAGAGAAGAAGGTTACAG GAGGTAGAAAAGAGTACATTCCATGTTTTAAGTGAACATCGCACATGGTGTCCTTGGATTGTTAGTATGACCAGTAATGATGGGACCACGTCACCGGCTGGCTGGAGGCTTCTTTTGGGAACACTTCTGCCATCAATGAGTCCAACATCAACTCAGTTGATTCATGAG ACCCCTCCACAAGACGCTTGGAAAACAGTTAGAAAGTTACTTGGAGATTGTTATTCCCCAGCTAAGCAAGTGTAA
- the LOC140923220 gene encoding uncharacterized protein isoform X1, with product MAAAVEGTPRRVRALLSSFLHSSENEEEKRSLEQEESDLESFCRSQPRNKEAFWSRVETFTPFTWFAKPLALSPLFCAQYGWENSEVDILQCVRCKATLDATISTTWDPDMYSKTCEQLKEALVTGHSKLCPWPDNPSPESFLKLPMYSYSQWLEDYRARWRSIVTLVDEIPLIDEQAMEDMDCLSPGHIEGLQNLVDPGSICWTRNELDLEQASKASCVIALCGWQGSAASDSEVNTISCSLCRRELGLWNFFPLTHVPSEQEEAVDKESPSYLDTGQIYDEERSRQRKADQETSFCSGSNVEENTTEYSGNGDQSEPMEESESSDKSEKTSTGDTLTEKEYINQLTDKPLEPFGLKSPLHRSLSNLPGEEATESLCVEVENESLSERLQDLDSELEFMGCAREGNLEREDLGPRAKRRRLQEVEKSTFHVLSEHRTWCPWIVSMTSNDGTTSPAGWRLLLGTLLPSMSPTSTQLIHETPPQDAWKTVRKLLGDCYSPAKQV from the exons ATGGCGGCAGCTGTGGAAGGAACTCCGCGACGAGTACGTGCACTGTTGTCGAGTTTTCTTCACTCATCTGAAAATGAAGAGGAAAAAAG GAGTCTTGAACAAGAAGAATCAGATCTAGAGTCATTCTGTAGGAGCCAACCAAGAAACAAGGAAGCATTTTGGAGTCGCGTGGAAACATTTACT CCATTTACATGGTTTGCAAAGCCACTGGCATTGTCTCCATTGTTCTGTGCACAATACGGCTGGGAGAATAGTGAGGTAGATATATTACAATGTGTACGGTGCAAGGCAACTCTTGATGCAACGATATCAACAACGTGGGATCCAGATATGT ATTCAAAGACTTGTGAGCAGTTAAAGGAGGCACTCGTCACTGGACATTCTAAACTATGCCCGTGGCCAGACAATCCCAGTCCTG AATCATTTTTAAAACTACCGATGTACAGCTACAGTCAGTGGCTAGAAGATTACAGAGCAAGATGGAGATCTATAGTTACGCTGGTAGATGAGATTCCTTTAATAGATGAACAGGCAATGGAGGACATG GATTGTTTGTCACCAGGACATATTGAAGGCCTTCAAAATTTAGTTGATCCTGGAAGTATATGCTGGACAAGGAATGAATTGGACTTAGAGCAAGCTTCAAAGGCATCATGTGTCATTGCCCTGTGTGGCTGGCAAGGAAG TGCTGCGAGTGATTCAGAAGTAAACACCATATCTTGTTCATTGTGTCGTCGTGAGTTGGGTCTGTGGAATTTTTTCCCTCTTACACATGTTCCAAGTGAACAGGAAGAAGCTGTTGATAAGGAGAGCCCCTCTTATCTTGATACTGGGCAAATATATGATGAGGAGAGAAGCCGACAACGGAAAGCTGACCAGGAAACATCTTTTTGTTCTGGTAGCAATGTTGAAGAAAATACCACTGAATATAGCGGCAATGGAGATCAGTCAGAACCAATGGAGGAAAGTGAAAGCTCTGATAAATCTGAAAAAACTTCTACAGGGGACACTTTGACAGAAAAAGAATATATTAATCAATTAACTGATAAACCACTTGAGCCGTTTGGCCTCAAGTCACCTCTACACCGTTCGCTTTCAAATCTGCCCGGTGAAGAGGCAACAGAATCACTCTGTGTGGAGGTTGAAAATGAGAGTTTGTCCGAGAGACTTCAAGATCTTGATTCTGAACTGGAGTTTATGGGTTGTGCTAGAGAAGGGAACCTAGAGAGGGAAGATCTTGGACCTAGAGCAAAGAGAAGAAGGTTACAG GAGGTAGAAAAGAGTACATTCCATGTTTTAAGTGAACATCGCACATGGTGTCCTTGGATTGTTAGTATGACCAGTAATGATGGGACCACGTCACCGGCTGGCTGGAGGCTTCTTTTGGGAACACTTCTGCCATCAATGAGTCCAACATCAACTCAGTTGATTCATGAG ACCCCTCCACAAGACGCTTGGAAAACAGTTAGAAAGTTACTTGGAGATTGTTATTCCCCAGCTAAGCAAGTGTAA